Proteins found in one Paenibacillus borealis genomic segment:
- the galA gene encoding beta-galactosidase GalA, with protein sequence MGTGTVRSKVKFDENWGFYKGELQIPYAVKGGMTGGITDTGALREGEWLDIAFNDKGMGEQQLEWTALSLPHDWCVEQQYVQDGQLGARDGSHGYLPGGTGFYRKTFELPADAAGSKWTVHFDGVSGTATVWVNGHLIGSHHGGYIGSSYDLSDVLRYGGEGSNVILVKVDATECEGWWYEGCGIYRHVWLENTDRLHVAEYGTYITTPEVAKEKAVVSIRTRLRNDYTEGMPVSLRTVIYDADGMQICADSADAFADWHAETELEQSFEVEQPMLWGIESPYLYRAESVVIYNGNELDRYETVFGIRSIRFDAEEGFFLNGEPLLIKGTCNHQDFAGVGVALPDSLIEYKLRLLQEMGSNAYRSAHHPPTPELLDMCDRMGILVMDENRKLDSSPEGLSHLERMLYRDRNHPCVIIWNLENEEVLEGTVTGARILKTLADRTRRIDPTRPTSAAMNHGWNENGYNDVVEITGYNYGHRDTHNIDIRDHGLYPERLMIGSECASYTATRGIYEDDPVKGYCSEYGTNIPSWGCTPQQAWNDLVNHRFLTGVFMWTGFDYRGEPTPYLWPCINSHFGLMDTCGFPKDSYYYMQAVWKDEPMVHVLPHWNWPGSEGKPVEVRVFSNTETVELSLNGRSLGEQQVDRNGYLSWEVIYEPGELQAIGKRGGVAIAENAVVTAGQPHQIALFPDRLAGRADGSDTIPVRVAVLDKYGYVVPTADNEIRFEVTGAGALLGLGNGNPSSHEPDKSPLRRAFNGWCLALIQASHEAGSIQVRAVSTGLASAEVVLQVTAE encoded by the coding sequence GTGGGAACCGGAACTGTTAGAAGCAAAGTTAAGTTTGATGAGAACTGGGGCTTTTATAAAGGGGAGCTCCAGATTCCTTATGCAGTCAAGGGTGGGATGACAGGCGGTATTACAGATACGGGCGCTCTCCGGGAGGGCGAGTGGCTGGATATCGCTTTTAACGATAAAGGGATGGGGGAGCAGCAGCTGGAATGGACCGCACTCAGCCTGCCGCATGACTGGTGTGTGGAGCAGCAGTATGTTCAGGATGGACAACTTGGCGCAAGGGACGGCAGCCATGGTTATTTGCCGGGCGGAACCGGCTTCTACCGCAAGACCTTTGAGCTTCCGGCAGACGCTGCGGGCAGTAAGTGGACGGTTCATTTCGATGGAGTGTCAGGTACTGCTACGGTGTGGGTTAATGGGCATCTGATCGGCTCTCATCATGGCGGATATATTGGCTCCAGTTATGATCTGTCGGATGTTCTCCGCTATGGCGGAGAGGGCAGTAATGTCATTCTGGTCAAAGTTGATGCTACCGAATGTGAAGGCTGGTGGTATGAGGGCTGCGGCATTTACCGTCATGTCTGGCTGGAGAATACGGACCGCCTGCATGTAGCCGAATACGGCACCTATATTACCACACCTGAAGTTGCCAAAGAAAAGGCAGTTGTCAGCATCCGTACACGCCTCCGCAATGATTATACTGAGGGCATGCCGGTATCCCTGCGCACGGTGATCTATGATGCGGATGGAATGCAGATCTGTGCGGATTCGGCAGATGCCTTTGCAGACTGGCATGCTGAGACGGAGCTGGAGCAGAGCTTTGAGGTGGAGCAGCCTATGCTATGGGGTATTGAATCGCCGTATTTGTACAGGGCGGAATCGGTTGTTATCTATAATGGGAACGAGCTTGACCGGTACGAGACCGTGTTCGGCATCCGCAGCATCCGCTTCGATGCGGAGGAAGGGTTCTTCCTGAACGGAGAACCGCTGTTAATCAAAGGCACCTGCAACCATCAGGATTTCGCCGGTGTTGGCGTAGCGCTGCCGGACAGCCTGATCGAATACAAGCTTAGACTGCTGCAGGAGATGGGCTCTAACGCCTACCGCAGTGCCCATCATCCGCCGACTCCCGAGCTGCTGGATATGTGTGACCGGATGGGGATACTGGTGATGGATGAGAACCGCAAGCTCGACAGCAGCCCGGAGGGCCTGAGCCACCTGGAGCGGATGCTCTACCGGGACCGGAATCACCCCTGTGTCATCATCTGGAACCTGGAGAATGAGGAGGTTCTTGAAGGTACCGTGACAGGTGCCCGGATACTGAAGACGCTCGCGGATCGGACCCGCCGGATTGATCCAACCCGCCCGACCTCTGCGGCGATGAACCATGGCTGGAACGAGAATGGCTATAACGATGTGGTAGAGATTACCGGCTACAATTATGGACACCGGGATACCCATAATATCGACATCCGTGACCACGGGCTATATCCGGAGCGGCTGATGATCGGCAGTGAATGTGCCAGTTACACCGCAACCCGGGGAATTTATGAAGATGATCCGGTCAAGGGCTACTGTTCCGAATACGGCACGAACATTCCTTCCTGGGGCTGCACCCCGCAGCAGGCGTGGAATGATCTGGTGAATCACCGCTTTTTGACCGGCGTCTTCATGTGGACCGGATTTGATTACCGGGGGGAGCCGACCCCTTATCTCTGGCCGTGCATCAACTCGCATTTTGGGCTGATGGACACCTGCGGATTCCCCAAAGACAGCTATTATTATATGCAGGCGGTATGGAAGGACGAGCCGATGGTTCATGTGCTGCCGCATTGGAACTGGCCGGGTTCAGAGGGTAAGCCGGTCGAGGTGCGCGTATTCTCTAACACGGAGACGGTGGAGCTGAGCCTGAACGGCAGAAGTCTGGGTGAGCAGCAGGTGGATAGGAACGGGTATTTATCATGGGAAGTCATCTATGAGCCCGGGGAGCTACAGGCTATCGGCAAACGAGGCGGTGTTGCCATTGCCGAGAATGCTGTAGTCACAGCTGGCCAGCCGCATCAGATCGCATTATTCCCTGACCGGCTGGCGGGCCGGGCGGATGGCAGTGATACGATTCCGGTCCGCGTGGCTGTCCTGGATAAGTACGGCTACGTCGTACCCACAGCCGATAACGAGATCCGGTTTGAAGTGACGGGAGCCGGAGCTCTGCTCGGCTTAGGCAACGGAAATCCAAGCAGTCATGAGCCGGATAAGTCTCCGCTGCGGCGTGCGTTCAACGGCTGGTGTCTGGCCTTGATCCAGGCGTCGCATGAAGCCGGCTCCATTCAGGTACGGGCTGTGTCCACGGGACTGGCCTCTGCGGAAGTGGTGCTGCAGGTGACTGCCGAATAA